One Natrinema halophilum genomic window carries:
- a CDS encoding mRNA surveillance protein pelota encodes MQIKDREEIEGGRERVTVVPESVDDLWHLQYVLEPGDRVAGDTTRRIQRNDDQMRDTGGEREHMWVAIAVEDIEFHKFANRLRVGGEIVACSREDQLGFHHTLNVEERDEISIEKWFKPDQEARLEEAEEATENPDVAIATVEEGQAHVHTVAQYGTEERATITGPTGKGEYARERSELFAELAAVLKRLEVDAIILAGPGFTKQDARKYLEKNEPEVAELITMVDTSAVGDRGVHEVLKRGAVADVQEETRIESEAEYIDELTRRIADGAKASYGPESVQQAAEFGAIERLLVLDDRLRQERGPDGEWAVDVDDIVRTTEQKGGEVTVFSSEFPPGQQLSNLGGIAALLRYRLD; translated from the coding sequence ATGCAGATCAAAGACCGGGAGGAGATCGAGGGCGGCCGCGAGCGGGTTACCGTCGTTCCCGAGAGCGTCGACGACCTCTGGCACCTCCAGTACGTCCTCGAGCCCGGCGATCGCGTCGCCGGCGATACGACCCGTCGCATCCAGCGCAACGACGACCAGATGCGGGATACCGGCGGCGAGCGCGAACACATGTGGGTCGCAATCGCCGTCGAGGACATCGAGTTCCACAAGTTCGCCAATCGGCTACGGGTCGGCGGTGAGATCGTCGCCTGCTCACGGGAAGATCAGCTCGGTTTTCACCACACGCTGAACGTCGAGGAACGTGACGAGATCTCGATCGAGAAGTGGTTCAAACCCGATCAGGAAGCGCGACTCGAGGAGGCCGAGGAAGCGACTGAAAACCCGGACGTCGCGATCGCCACCGTCGAGGAAGGTCAGGCACACGTTCACACCGTAGCCCAGTACGGGACCGAGGAGCGGGCGACGATTACGGGTCCGACCGGGAAGGGAGAGTATGCCCGTGAGCGCTCCGAACTGTTCGCCGAACTCGCGGCCGTCCTGAAACGGCTCGAAGTCGACGCGATCATTCTCGCAGGCCCCGGCTTCACGAAACAGGATGCCCGCAAGTATCTCGAGAAGAACGAGCCCGAGGTTGCCGAGTTGATTACGATGGTCGATACGTCCGCCGTCGGCGACCGCGGCGTTCACGAGGTGCTCAAACGAGGCGCCGTTGCAGACGTACAGGAGGAAACTCGAATCGAGAGCGAAGCGGAGTACATCGACGAACTCACCCGCCGTATCGCAGATGGAGCGAAAGCATCCTACGGTCCCGAATCGGTCCAGCAGGCCGCGGAGTTCGGCGCGATCGAGCGCTTGCTCGTCCTCGACGACCGGCTTCGGCAGGAACGCGGTCCCGACGGCGAGTGGGCGGTCGACGTAGACGACATCGTCCGAACGACCGAGCAAAAAGGCGGCGAGGTGACCGTCTTCTCGAGCGAGTTCCCGCCCGGACAGCAACTGTCGAATCTCGGCGGTATCGCGGCGCTGTTGCGGTACCGGCTCGATTGA
- a CDS encoding HTH domain-containing protein, whose product MTDSATDSSRTIRIELFLRKRVSADTVEVLRETVDRSRRLKEQDGNVDVHVETWSSTLPAIESLGDSERSVTLTVDAFQDWADREGYTLRPAFERRETPSRLGHDPVTEIRVPVVCVAVYVNDDLTYVAPCSDGDRTYSVDQCLAALERDETAPFFARGDPHVSSRDWSGDCVENAVQESE is encoded by the coding sequence ATGACTGACTCAGCCACAGACTCGTCGCGAACGATCCGGATAGAACTCTTTCTCCGGAAGCGCGTCTCAGCCGATACCGTGGAGGTGCTCAGAGAGACAGTCGACCGGTCGCGTCGTCTCAAGGAGCAAGACGGAAACGTCGACGTGCACGTCGAGACGTGGTCGTCGACGCTGCCTGCGATCGAGTCGCTGGGGGACTCCGAGCGTTCGGTTACCCTGACGGTCGATGCGTTCCAGGACTGGGCTGACCGGGAAGGATATACACTTCGACCCGCGTTCGAACGGCGCGAAACTCCCTCTCGACTCGGTCACGACCCGGTGACGGAAATCCGGGTACCGGTCGTGTGCGTCGCCGTTTACGTGAACGACGATCTTACGTACGTTGCGCCTTGTTCAGACGGTGACCGAACGTACAGCGTCGACCAGTGTCTCGCAGCGCTTGAACGTGACGAGACCGCCCCCTTTTTCGCCCGTGGTGACCCGCACGTCTCATCTCGAGACTGGTCCGGCGACTGCGTCGAGAACGCCGTTCAGGAATCGGAGTAG
- a CDS encoding DUF4870 domain-containing protein, whose product MSAQNEAISSPESAASTATSVGPDGNVLGALSYILSPIGGILVYLLEEENEFARFHAAQSIVFGVAALAISTTVWVFSTVFSLLMPDLLGFLVWLISFLAQGGIGLVLFVMWAYLFIMAFQGKRTSLPVVGSIAESYLL is encoded by the coding sequence ATGTCTGCACAAAATGAAGCGATAAGTAGCCCGGAATCTGCCGCATCGACAGCGACGAGCGTGGGTCCGGATGGAAACGTCTTGGGTGCGTTATCGTACATCCTCTCTCCAATAGGGGGGATACTCGTATATCTCCTCGAGGAGGAAAACGAGTTCGCCCGCTTCCACGCCGCCCAGAGCATCGTCTTCGGAGTCGCTGCGTTGGCGATCTCCACCACGGTCTGGGTGTTCTCCACCGTCTTTTCGCTGCTCATGCCCGACCTTCTCGGCTTTCTGGTCTGGCTGATTTCGTTCCTGGCCCAGGGTGGTATTGGCCTCGTCCTGTTCGTCATGTGGGCGTACCTCTTCATCATGGCGTTCCAGGGAAAGCGGACGAGCCTCCCGGTAGTGGGTTCGATCGCCGAATCGTACCTCCTCTAA
- the rqcH gene encoding ribosome rescue protein RqcH → MDPKRELTSVDLAALVGEFGAYEGAKVDKAYLYGDDLVRLKMRDFDRGRLELIIEVGEVKRAHTVSPERVPDAPGRPPQFAMMLRNRLSGADFAGVEQYEFDRILEFTFERDDGTTRIIVELFGQGNVAVTDGEYEVIDCLETVRLKSRTVVPGSRYEFPDSRTNPLSISRDVFDHEMDDSDTDVVRTLATQLNFGGLYAEELCTRAGVEKGLDIDEADQDVYDRVYQAIERLALDIRNGNFDPRVYLESADEDETDDAADEEGNDTDEGRVIDVTPFPLEERVTLPAEPYESFLTALDDYFFRLELDEEGEPDATDQRPDFESEIAKHERIIEQQQGAIEGFEQEADSLRDKAELLYAEYGLVDEILSTVQTAREQDRSWDEIEERFAEGADRGIEAAEAVVGIDESEGTVTVEIDDQRIDLVAEQGVEQNADRLYTEAKRVEEKKDGALAAIEDTREDLEDAKRRRDEWEADESEVDETDDDEDDQRDWLDEPSVPIRENEPWFDQFRWFHTSDDYLVIGGRNADQNEELVKKYLEPGDKVLHTQAHGGPVTVLKATDPSEASSSDIELPDSSIEEAAMFAVSYSSVWKDGRYAGDVYAVDEEQVSKTPESGEYLEKGGFAIRGDRTYFRDTPVGVAVGIQCEPYTRVIGGPPSAIEGQAETTIEIEPGRYAQADAAKRLYRRLRERFADESFVRKIASPDKIQHFMPPGGSRLADD, encoded by the coding sequence ATGGATCCAAAGCGGGAACTCACCAGCGTCGACCTCGCTGCTCTCGTCGGGGAATTCGGGGCCTACGAGGGAGCGAAGGTCGACAAAGCCTACCTCTACGGCGACGATCTCGTCCGACTCAAGATGCGAGACTTCGATCGGGGCCGCCTCGAACTGATCATCGAAGTTGGCGAGGTCAAACGAGCGCATACGGTTTCGCCAGAGCGGGTGCCCGATGCTCCCGGTCGACCGCCACAGTTCGCGATGATGCTCCGCAACCGGCTGTCGGGAGCCGATTTCGCAGGCGTCGAACAGTACGAGTTCGACCGCATCCTCGAGTTCACGTTCGAACGCGACGACGGCACGACCAGAATCATCGTCGAACTGTTCGGACAGGGTAACGTCGCGGTCACGGACGGCGAGTACGAGGTGATCGACTGTCTCGAAACTGTCCGGTTGAAGTCCCGAACCGTCGTTCCGGGCTCGAGATATGAGTTCCCCGATTCGCGGACGAACCCGCTTTCAATTTCTCGCGACGTCTTCGATCACGAGATGGACGATTCGGACACGGACGTCGTCCGAACGCTCGCCACCCAGCTCAATTTCGGTGGGCTCTACGCCGAGGAACTGTGTACACGCGCCGGCGTCGAGAAAGGCCTCGACATCGACGAAGCCGACCAAGACGTGTACGATCGCGTCTACCAGGCGATCGAACGACTCGCACTCGATATTCGAAACGGGAACTTCGATCCACGGGTGTATCTCGAAAGCGCCGACGAAGATGAGACCGATGACGCGGCCGACGAAGAGGGGAACGATACCGACGAGGGCCGCGTGATCGACGTGACCCCGTTTCCGCTCGAGGAACGCGTTACACTGCCCGCGGAGCCGTACGAATCGTTCTTGACCGCGCTCGACGACTACTTTTTCAGACTCGAACTCGACGAGGAGGGGGAACCGGATGCGACCGACCAGCGGCCGGACTTCGAATCGGAGATCGCCAAACACGAGCGCATAATCGAGCAACAACAGGGCGCGATCGAGGGATTCGAACAGGAGGCCGATTCACTTCGAGATAAAGCGGAATTGCTGTACGCCGAGTACGGACTGGTCGACGAGATTCTCTCGACGGTTCAAACGGCCCGCGAGCAGGATCGTTCGTGGGACGAGATCGAAGAGCGCTTCGCCGAGGGGGCCGATCGCGGGATCGAGGCCGCCGAGGCGGTCGTCGGCATCGACGAGAGCGAAGGGACTGTCACCGTCGAAATAGACGATCAGCGAATCGATCTCGTGGCCGAACAGGGCGTCGAGCAGAACGCTGATCGCCTCTACACGGAGGCAAAACGCGTCGAAGAGAAGAAAGACGGTGCGCTGGCGGCGATCGAAGATACCCGTGAGGACCTAGAGGACGCAAAGCGACGCCGCGACGAATGGGAAGCCGACGAGAGTGAAGTCGACGAGACGGATGACGACGAAGACGATCAGCGCGACTGGCTCGACGAGCCGTCCGTTCCAATCCGGGAAAACGAACCCTGGTTCGACCAGTTCCGGTGGTTTCACACCAGCGACGACTACCTCGTGATCGGCGGCCGAAACGCCGATCAAAACGAGGAACTCGTCAAAAAGTATCTCGAGCCCGGAGACAAGGTCCTCCACACGCAGGCCCACGGCGGTCCCGTCACGGTCCTGAAAGCGACCGATCCCAGCGAGGCGTCGTCTTCGGATATCGAACTACCGGACTCGAGCATCGAAGAGGCAGCAATGTTCGCGGTGTCTTACTCGTCGGTCTGGAAGGACGGACGGTATGCGGGGGACGTCTACGCCGTGGACGAAGAACAGGTCTCGAAGACGCCCGAAAGCGGCGAATACCTCGAAAAAGGCGGTTTCGCGATCCGAGGCGACCGGACTTACTTCCGCGATACTCCGGTCGGTGTTGCGGTCGGTATCCAGTGTGAACCGTATACTCGGGTCATCGGTGGGCCGCCGTCGGCGATCGAAGGTCAGGCGGAGACGACGATCGAAATCGAACCCGGTCGGTACGCGCAGGCCGACGCGGCGAAACGACTCTATCGGCGGCTTCGAGAGCGGTTTGCTGACGAGTCGTTCGTCCGGAAAATCGCGAGTCCGGACAAAATACAACACTTCATGCCGCCGGGCGGTAGTCGACTGGCGGACGACTAA